Proteins found in one Lachancea thermotolerans CBS 6340 chromosome C complete sequence genomic segment:
- the RPA12 gene encoding DNA-directed RNA polymerase I core subunit RPA12 (highly similar to uniprot|P32529 Saccharomyces cerevisiae YJR063W RPA12 RNA polymerase I subunit A12.2 contains two zinc binding domains and the N terminal domain is responsible for anchoring to the RNA pol I complex) gives MSVVGSLIFCAECGNLLDNPSAVEGAQLECAQCGAEYAKAKFSNLRVVTSTADDAFPSALRSKKSVVKTSLKKDELEEGATIREKCPQCGNDEMHYHTLQLRSADEGATVFYTCTSCGYRFRTNN, from the coding sequence ATGTCCGTAGTCGGTTCCCTGATATTCTGCGCCGAGTGCGGTAACCTTCTCGACAACCCCTCCGCCGTCGAGGGCGCCCAGCTCGAGTGCGCCCAGTGCGGCGCCGAGTACGCCAAGGCAAAGTTCTCCAACTTGCGCGTCGTCACCTCCACCGCCGACGACGCGTTCCCCTCCGCGCTGCGCTCCAAAAAGTCCGTCGTCAAGACCTCTCTCAAGAAAGACGAGCTCGAGGAGGGCGCCACCATCCGCGAAAAGTGCCCGCAGTGCGGCAACGACGAGATGCATTACCACACCCTCCAGCTGCGGTCCGCCGACGAAGGTGCCACCGTCTTCTACACCTGCACCTCCTGCGGCTACCGCTTCCGTACCAACAACTGA